The Drosophila bipectinata strain 14024-0381.07 chromosome 2L, DbipHiC1v2, whole genome shotgun sequence genome has a segment encoding these proteins:
- the Ca-alpha1D gene encoding voltage-dependent calcium channel type D subunit alpha-1 isoform X7, whose amino-acid sequence MNTGDHKEKASQQQQQTQQIQQQPQQQQQLPQHPDQQQQQQPINRYDALDNSSSNNKLNRKYNNDKDKDKSSDRNREASRDSSLLPASVVIIDESCPVKSQKSPTGIEPSSSIMPRGGTSSSQRRRQLQFQRQKEATLYDRGDEATASSSSSAPPPAPGSGSTQSVKGGGELVNCIAYDDNTLVIERKPSPTSPASSRRYLKADTPTRGSRKYNRKSSAAKSDLEVVMVRPEHHHQHRSPTITLPVPTTPLTTSASAGASPTGAVLGSGLGSVSGSGTGTGTGTVLQQSCSALDQSEDAGQATTSRRRPTSTELALSNVTSQIVNNATYKLDLKQRRRRSNNGASDPAAGIASGSGPVSGSGTSPGQSAGPSNGGSRRRKSSCTSCGGGGISAPGPRLTPEEAWQLQPQNSVTSAGSTNSSFSSGGGRDDDSSYSAVGGDSSSSNSCNCDITGDNSTLHGFGVGDVSSFIGDDECEEDEDDANHPDLSSQTLRTAAIVAAVAAAAKEQQDQQDQSLSLGAAATDCESFSERRQDADEGVRIIQESGGNNDSLEDVGEVDDNADVVVRKNSRNRPSIRRTCRITEEDDDEFYEDDQDQQGDDDEEPEGTTIDIDEQGHPDQDEDPEDDEDVDEYFEEEEDDTQAFSPFYSSSAELIDNFGGGAGKFFNIMDFERGASGGGSFSPGGNGPGSGENSARYDGGEAELGGGNNIMGIDSMGIANIPETMNGTTIGPSGAGGQKAAPGAAGQKRPQRRGKPQPDRPQRALFCLTVKNPLRALCIRIVEWKPFEFLILLTIFANCIALAVYTPYPGSDSNVTNQTLEKVEYIFLVIFTAECVMKILAYGFMLHNGAYLRNGWNLLDFTIVVIGAISTALSHLMKDAFDVKALRAFRVLRPLRLVSGVPSLQVVLNSILKAMVPLFHIALLVIFVIIIYAIIGLELFSGKLHKACRDEITGEYEDEIRPCGVGRACPEGMKCYGGWEGPNDGITNFDNFGLAMLTVFQCVTLEGWTDVLYNIQDSMGSDWQWMYFISMVILGAFFVMNLILGVLSGEFSKERNKAKNRGDFQKLREKQQIEEDLRGYLDWITQAEDIEPDAVGGLIPDGKVKQMNEMDSTENLGEEMPEVQLTESRWRKMKKDFDRVNRRMRRACRKAVKSQAFYWLIIVLVFLNTGVLATEHYRQVDWLDNFQEYTNVVFIGLFTCEMLLKMYSLGFQGYFVSLFNRFDCFVVIGSISETLLTNTGMMPPLGVSVLRCVRLLRVFKVTKYWRSLSNLVASLLNSIQSIASLLLLLFLFIVIFALLGMQVFGGKFNFDGKEEKYRMNFDCFWQALLTVFQIMTGEDWNAVMYTGINAYGGVSSYGALACIYFIILFICGNYILLNVFLAIAVDNLADADSLSEEVEKDEEPHDDSAFKKSHSPTPTIDGEDHLSIDIDMEPHELDDEEKMDHETLSDEEVREMCEEEQEVDEEGMITARPRRMSEVNTATKIQPIPPGTSFFLFSQTNRFRVFCHWLCNHSNFGNIILCCIMFSSAMLAAENPLRSDDDLNKVLNKFDYFFTAVFTIELILKLIAYGFVLHDGAFCRSAFNLLDLLVVCVSLVSLVFSSNAISVVKILRVLRVLRPLRAINRAKGLKHVVQCVIVAVKTIGNIVLVTCLLQFMFAVIGVQLFKGKFFKCSDGSKMTEDECFGTYLVYDDGDIHKPRLKEREWKNYGFHFDDVAKGMLTLFTVSTFEGWPGLLYVSIDSNKENGGPIHNFRPIVAAYYIIYIIIIAFFMVNIFVGFVIVTFQNEGEQEYKNCDLDKNQRNCIEFALKAKPVRRYIPKHGIQYKVWWFVTSSSFEYTVFVLIMINTVTLAMKFYNQPQWYTELLDALNMIFTAVFALEFVFKLAAFRFKNYFGDAWNVFDFIIVLGSFIDIVYSEIKSKDTSQASCDIVEGCKSRAKAAGSNLISINFFRLFRVMRLVKLLSKGEGIRTLLWTFIKSFQALPYVALLIVLLFFIYAVVGMQVFGKIELDGGGAITSNNNFQTFQQAVLVLFRSATGEAWQDIMMSCSAQPDVKCDPRSDSKGELCGSSIAYPYFISFYVLCSFLIINLFVAVIMDNFDYLTRDWSILGPHHLDEFIRLWSEYDPDAKGRIKHLDVVTLLRKISPPLGFGKLCPHRMACKRLVSMNMPLNSDGTVLFNATLFAVVRTSLSIKTDGNIDDANAELRATIKQIWKRTNPKLLDQVVPPPGNDDEVTVGKFYATYLIQDYFRRFKKRKEQEGKEGHPDSNTVTLQAGLRTLHEVSPALKRAISGNLDELDQEPEPMHRRHHTLFGSVWSSIRRHGNGTFRRSAKATSSQSNGALTLGGSPSGAVGVGGSSLVLGSADPAGDYLYDNLNRSVADGVNHITRNIMQARLAAAGKLQDELHVAGSGGELRTFGESISMRPLAKNGGAVGGGVAAATVAGTLPPEANAISYDNRNRGILLHPYNNVYAPNGAIPGHERMIQSTPASPYDQRRLPTSYEMNGLAESLIGGVLAAEGLGKYCDSELVGMASREMQEALDMTPEEMNLAAHQILSNEHSLSLIGSSNGSIFGGSASGLGGLSGGGGGSSNIRNAFGGSGSGPSSLSPQHQPYSGTLQSPPIPDNRLRRVATVTTSNNNHKSPNGQNRTNNLNSSQVTMSPTMQQQPQQQPPQKSPPRGQGNHTFSS is encoded by the exons ATGAATACAG GAGACCATAAAGAGAAAGCCTctcaacaacagcaacaaacgCAACAAATACAGcaacagccgcagcagcagcaacaattgcCGCAGCATCCAgaccaacaacagcaacagcaaccaaTTAATAGATATGATGCCTTGGACAATTCTAGTTcgaataataaattaaatcgtAAATACAATAACGATAAGGATAAGGATAAATCTAGCGATAGGAATCGGGAAGCGAGCAGGGATTCGTCGTTGTTGCCCGCCAGTGTTGTCATCATCGATGAATCATGCCCTGTGAAGAGCCAGAAATCACCGACCGGCATCGAGCCGAGCTCGAGCATCATGCCAAGAGGTGGCACCTCCTCCTCGCAACGACGCCGCCAATTGCAATTCCAGAGACAAAAGGAGGCCACGCTTTATGACCGTGGAGATGAGGCAACAGCCTCGTCCTCATCCTCCGCCCCGCCCCCAGCCCCCGGCTCCGGCTCCACCCAGAGTGTGAAGGGGGGCGGGGAGCTGGTGAATTGTATAGCCTACGATGACAACACCCTGGTTATCGAGCGCAAGCCCTCGCCCACATCCCCCGCCTCCTCGCGACGCTATCTGAAGGCGGACACCCCGACGCGTGGCAGTCGGAAGTACAACCGCAAATCCTCGGCAGCCAAGAGCGATTTGGAGGTGGTCATGGTCAGGCCGGAACACCATCACCAGCACCGGTCACCGACGATAACGCTTCCAGTGCCCACGACACCACTGACCACATCGGCATCGGCGGGCGCTTCTCCAACCGGAGCGGTATTGGGTTCAGGACTGGGATCGGTATCGGGATCAGGCACGGGAACGGGAACAGGAACGGTCCTGCAACAAAG TTGCAGTGCCCTCGACCAGTCAGAGGACGCCGGCCAGGCCACCACCTCGAGGAGACGACCCACCAGCACCGAGCTCGCCCTCAGCAACGTCACTAGTCAGATTGTAAACAACGCCACCTACAAGCTTGACTTAAAACAGCGCCGCCGCAGGAGcaacaacggggcaagtgacCCGGCGGCGGGAATAGCCTCCGGATCCGGGCCTGTTTCCGGGTCGGGCACCAGTCCGGGCCAGTCGGCGGGTCCTTCGAACGGCGGAAGTCGGCGACGCAAGTCGAGTTGTACGAGTTGCGGGGGCGGTGGCATTAGTGCACCGGGACCCAGGCTAACGCCCGAGGAGGCGTGGCAGCTGCAACCACAGAATAGTGTGACCAGTGCCGgcagcaccaacagcagcTTTAGCAGCGGGGGAGGACGCGACGACGATAGCAGCTACAGTGCCGTTGGCggcgacagcagcagcagcaatagttgcaattgcgacatcaccGGCGACAATAGTACGTTGCATGGTTTCGGGGTCGGTGACGTCAGCAGCTTCATCGGAGACGACGAGTGcgaggaggacgaggacgacgcTAACCACCCAGATCTCAGTTCACAGACTCTGCGCACCGCAGCCATTGTAGCGGCAGTTGCGGCAGCGGCCAAGGAGCAACAGGACCAGCAGGATCAGTCTCTGTCGCTGGGGGCAGCGGCCACCGACTGCGAGAGCTTTAGCGAGCGACGGCAGGATGCCGATGAGGGCGTCCGGATCATCCAGGAAAGCGGCGGGAACAACGACTCACTCGAGGACGTCGGCGAGGTCGATGACAATGCCGATGTTGTAGTGAGAAAGAATTCGCGCAACCGACCCTCGATCAGGAGGACATGTAGGATTACCGAAGAGGACGACGACGAGTTCTACGAAGACGATCAGGACCAGCAGggcgacgacgacgaggagcCCGAGGGCACCACCATAGACATTGATGAACAGGGCCATCCAGACCAGGACGAGGACCCCGAGGACGACGAGGACGTGGACGAGTACTTTGAGGAGGAAGAGGACGACACTCAGGCCTTCTCACCCTTCTACTCCAGCTCGGCAGAGTTGATAGATAATTTTGGCGGCGGCGCGGGCAAGTTTTTCAACATAATGGACTTTGAGCGAGGAGCCTCCGGCGGTGGCAGTTTCTCGCCAGGGGGCAATGGACCCGGCAGCGGTGAAAACTCGGCCCGGTACGATGGCGGCGAGGCGGAGTTAGGCGGCGGCAACAACATAATGG GCATCGACTCCATGGGCATTGCAAACATTCCGGAGACCATGAACGGCACCACCATTGGACCCAGCGGTGCGGGTGGCCAAAAAGCCGCCCCTGGTGCCGCCGGTCAGAAACGGCCCCAACGGCGGGGCAAGCCGCAACCGGATCGTCCACAGCGAGCCCTTTTCTGCCTGACCGTCAAGAACCCTTTGCGAGCCCTTTGCATTCGCATCGTGGAGTGGAA ACCATTTGAGTTCCTTATTTTGTTAACCATATTTGCCAATTGTATTGCCTTGGCCGTTTATACGCCTTATCCAGGCAGCGATTCGAATGTTACGAATCAAACCTTG GAAAAAGTTGAATATATATTCCTAGTTATATTCACAGCGGAATGTGTTATGAAAATTTTAGCATATGGTTTTATGTTACATAATGGTGCATATCTAAGAAATGGATGGAATTTATTAGattttacaattgtagttaTAGG AGCAATAAGTACAGCACTTTCTCATTTGATGAAGGATGCCTTCGATGTGAAGGCCCTCCGTGCCTTTCGAGTGCTGCGTCCACTGCGACTTGTATCGGGTGTACCAA GTCTACAGGTTGTGcttaattcaattttaaagGCCATGGTGCCACTGTTTCACATTGCACTCCTGGTCATATTCGTAATCATTATCTATGCGATCATCGGCCTAGAGCTCTTCTCGGGCAAGTTGCACAAGGCGTGTCGCGATGAAATCACAG GTGAATATGAGGATGAAATTCGGCCTTGTGGTGTGGGCCGTGCCTGCCCGGAGGGCATGAAGTGCTACGGCGGCTGGGAGGGACCCAATGACGGCATCACGAACTTCGACAACTTCGGCCTGGCCATGTTGACGGTGTTCCAGTGCGTCACCCTAGAGGGCTGGACTGATGTGCTCTATAAC ATTCAAGATTCCATGGGCAGCGACTGGCAGTGGATGTACTTTATTTCGATGGTCATCCTGGGTGCCTTTTTTGTGATGAATCTGATTCTCGGTGTGTTGTCCGGTGAGTTCTCCAAGGAGCGTAACAAGGCCAAGAATCGCGGCGACTTCCAAAAGCTGCGCGAGAAGCAACAGATCGAAGAGGACCTGCGGGGCTATCTCGACTGGATAACCCAGGCCGAGGACATAGAACCCGATGCTGTGGGTGGTCTGATACCCGATGGGAAGGTCAAGCAAATGAATGAAATGGACTCGACCGAGAATCTGGGCGAAGAGATGCCCGAGGTCCAGCTGACTGAGTCGCGATggcgaaaaatgaaaaaagacTTCGATCGGGTTAACCGCAGGATGCGGCGAGCCTGTCGCAAAGCCGTCAAGTCTCAGGCCTTCTATTGGCTTATTATTGTCCTGGTTTTCCTCAACACCGGCGTCTTGGCCACAGAGCACTACAGGCAGGTGGATTGGTTGGACAATTTTCAAG AATACACGAACGTGGTCTTCATCGGTCTCTTCACCTGTGAAATGTTACTGAAAATGTACAGTCTGGGCTTTCAGGGCTACTTTGTATCCCTGTTCAATCGCTTTGATTGTTTTGTGGTGATTGGTAGTATTTCCGAAACACTTTTGACCAATACAGGAATGATGCCGCCTTTGGGTGTTTCTGTGCTGCGTTGTGTGCGTCTTCTCCGTGTCTTCAAAGTGACCAA atactGGAGGTCTCTTTCCAATCTCGTTGCTTCCCTTTTGAACTCTATACAATCAATTGCTTCGCTTCTGTTACTGCTCTTCCTGTTTATTGTGATATTTGCTCTACTGGGCATGCAAGTCTTCGGcggaaaatttaattttgacgGCAAAGAGGAGAAGTATAGGATGAACTTTGACTGCTTTTGGCAGGCTTTGCTCACAGTCTTTCAG ATCATGACTGGTGAGGATTGGAATGCTGTGATGTATACCGGCATCAATGCCTATGGTGGAGTGTCTTCTTACGGGGCCCTGGCCTGTATTtactttataattttgttcattTGTGGTAATTACATTCTGTTGAACGTGTTCTTGGCCATTGCTGTGGATAATTTGGCTGATGCCGACTCCCTATCGGAGGAGGTGGAAAAGGATGAGGAACCA CATGATGACTCAGCTTTCAAGAAGTCCCATAGTCCCACTCCAACAATTGATGGCGAAGATCATCTGAGCATCGATATAGACATGGAACCTCATGAGTTGGATGACGAGGAGAAGAT GGATCATGAAACCCTTTCCGATGAAGAAGTTCGTGAAATGTGCGAGGAGGAACAAGAAG TGGATGAAGAAGGCATGATTACAGCACGACCCCGACGTATGTCCGAGGTTAATACGGCAACGAAAATTCAACCCATACCACCGGGCAcatcattttttcttttctcacAAACGAACAG ATTCCGAGTCTTCTGCCATTGGCTTTGCAACCACAGCAATTTCGGCAACATTATCCTATGTTGCATCATGTTCTCATCGGCTATGTTGGCGGCAGAAAATCCATTGAGATCCGACGACGATTTGAACAAA gtTCTCAATaagtttgattattttttcacgGCAGTTTTCACAATAGAACTGATTCTGAAATTGATTGCATACGGCTTCGTTTTACACGACGGAGCCTTTTGCAGATCCGCATTTAATCTATTAGATTTACTTGTGGTCTGCGTATCATTGGTATCACTAGTGTTCAG TTCGAATGCGATCTCAGTCGTGAAAATTCTACGTGTGCTCCGTGTTTTAAGGCCACTCAGAGCTATTAATCGTGCCAAGGGTCTCAAG CATGTTGTTCAATGTGTCATAGTCGCAGTTAAGACTATTGGAAATATTGTGCTCGTCACATGCCTACTGCAATTCATGTTTGCCGTGATAGGAGTCCAATTGTTTAAG GGAAAGTTTTTCAAGTGCTCTGATGGTTCCAAAATGACCGAGGACGAATGCTT TGGCACATACTTGGTCTATGATGATGGCGATATTCACAAGCCACGCTTGAAGGAGCGGGAATGGAAAAATTATGGTTTTCATTTCGACGATGTGGCTAAGGGGATGTTGACCCTGTTTACGGTCTCCACCTTTGAGGGTTGGCCAGG ATTGCTATATGTTTCAATCGATTCAAATAAGGAGAATGGCGGTCCAATACACAATTTCCGTCCGATCGTAGCTGCCTACTATATAATCTACATTATCATTATTGCCTTCTTCATGGTGAACATATTCGTCGGTTTCGTTATTGTCACTTTCCAGAACGAGGGTGAACAGGAATATAAAAATTGTGATCTGGACAAGAATCAGCGCAACTGCATAGAGTTTGCTTTGAAAGCGAAGCCAGTACGTCGATATATACCCAAGCATGGTATACAATATAAAGTCTGGTGGTTTGTCACATCGTCATCCTTTGAGTATACAGTCTTTGTGTTAATTATGATAAACACTGTAACACTGGCTATGAAGTTTTACAATCAACCCCAGTGGTATACAGAGCTTTTAGATGCCTTGAATATGATTTTTACGGCAGTTTTTGCATTAGAGTTTGTCTTTAAACTGGCCGCTTTTCGATTTAAA AACTATTTTGGAGATGCCTGGAACGTGTTTGATTTTATCATTGTTTTGGGCAGCTTTATAGATATCGTCTACTCTGAAATTAAG AGCAAAGATACTTCTCAAGCATCCTGCGATATTGTTGAAGGTTGTAAATCTAGAGCCAAAGCT gctGGTTCAAATTTGATATCCATCAACTTCTTCCGACTGTTTCGTGTGATGCGACTTGTTAAGCTCCTAAGCAAAGGCGAAGGCATTCGAACCTTACTCTGGACCTTCATTAAATCCTTTCAGGCCCTGCCTTATGTAGCTTTGCTCATTGTACTTTTGTTCTTCATCTACGCGGTGGTCGGAATGCAA gTGTTTGGAAAAATTGAATTGGATGGTGGAGGAGCCATTACGAGCAACAATAACTTCCAGACCTTCCAGCAGGCGGTACTGGTTCTCTTCCGTTCGGCCACCGGCGAAGCCTGGCAGGATATTATGATGTCCTGCTCTGCCCAGCCGGACGTAAAGTGCGATCCACGTTCTGATTCGAAGGGTGAACTCTGCGGCTCCTCTATTGCTTATCCATACTTCATTTCCTTCTACGTTCTCTGCTCGTTTTTG ATTATTAATCTTTTCGTTGCCGTCATTATGGACAACTTTGACTACCTGACGCGAGATTGGTCCATCCTGGGACCCCATCACCTGGACGAGTTTATTCGTCTGTGGAGCGAATACGATCCGGATGCTAAGGGTCGCATCAAGCATCTGGATGTGGTGACCCTACTAAGAAAGATATCCCCGCCGCTGGGCTTTGGAAAACTGTGTCCCCATCGCATGGCCTGCAAGCGGCTGGTGTCCATGAACATGCCACTCAACTCCGACGGCACTGTCCTTTTCAATGCAACTCTCTTTGCCGTGGTCCGGACCTCCCTGAGCATCAAAACCGATGGCAATATCGATGATGCCAATGCGGAACTGCGGGCCACCATCAAACAGATCTGGAAGAGAACCAATCCCAAGCTATTGGACCAGGTCGTACCGCCACCCGGCAACGATGACGAGGTGACTGTGGGCAAGTTTTATGCCACCTACCTGATCCAGGACTATTTCCGGCGCTTCAAAAAGCGCAAGGAGCAAGAGGGCAAGGAGGGTCATCCCGACAGCAACACCGTCACTCTGCAGGCCGGTCTGCGGACCCTTCACGAGGTCTCTCCAGCGCTTAAGAGGGCCATTTCTGGTAATCTTGATGAACTGGACCAGGAACCAGAGCCCATGCACCGG CGCCACCATACTCTCTTTGGAAGTGTTTGGTCCTCTATCCGCCGGCATGGCAATGGCACCTTCCGGCGCAGCGCCAAGGCCACCTCCTCTCAGAGCAACGGCGCCCTAACGCTGGGCGGTTCCCCCTCAGGAGCAGTTGGGGTGGGTGGAAGCTCCCTGGTGCTGGGCAGTGCTGATCCGGCCGGAGACTACCTGTACGACAACCTGAACCGGAGCGTGGCCGACGGCGTCAACCACATCACCCGGAACATCATGCAGGCCCGCCTGGCAGCGGCCGGCAAGCTGCAGGACGAGCTTCATGTGGCTGGCAGTGGCGGAGAACTGAGGACCTTTGGCGAAAGCATCTCCATGCGGCCACTGGCCAAGAACGGAGGTGCGGTCGGAGGTGgagtggctgcggctacgGTAGCCGGAACGCTGCCACCCGAGGCGAATGCGATATCTTATGA CAACCGCAATCGTGGTATTTTATTGCATCCATATAACAATG TCTACGCACCCAATGGTGCTATTCCTGGCCACGAACGCATGATCCAATCGACCCCAGCTAGTCCATACGATCAGCGTCGTTTACCAACTTCATATGAAATGAACGGCCTAGCCGAGTCATTGATTGGAGGG GTACTCGCCGCTGAGGGATTGGGTAAATACTGTGACTCCGAGCTCGTGGGGATGGCATCCCGCGAAATGCAAGAAGCCTTAGATATGACGCCCGAAGAAATGAATCTGGCCGCCCATCAGATCCTCTCGAACGAGCATTCGCTAAGTCTGATCGGCAGTAGCAATGGTAGCATCTTTGGTGGATCAGCCAGTGGTCTGGGTGGTTTGagtggtggcggcggcggaaGTAGCAACATTCGGAATGCCTTTGGTGGAAGCGGAAGTGGACCATCCTCGTTGTCGCCGCAGCATCAACCGTATTCGGGAACATTACAGTCGCCACCGATACCGGACAATCGTCTCAGACGGGTTGCCACAGTCACGACCTCGAACAATAATCATAAGTCCCCAAATGGCCAAAACAGAACGAATAATTTAAATAGCAGCCAAGTGACCATGTCGCCCACAATGCAACAGCAACCACAGCAACAACCGCCACAAAAATCGCCACCGCGAGGTCAAGGAAACCACACCTTCTCCTCTTAG